One genomic region from Verrucomicrobiota bacterium encodes:
- a CDS encoding DUF4126 domain-containing protein translates to MSPLENPEQLTELTAVFAGLALSASAGLRVFLPVLALAIAARMGYIDLGEQFGWLDHPMVLIVLGTATVAEVVSYYVPWVDNLLDTVATPAAIGSGTLIATAMLPEMNAALQWGLGFLLGGGSAGVVQGTTVLTRGASTATSGGLANPVVATAETGGSIAVASLAFVIPLVIGLIIVFIVVYLAIKLVRIFFRRREPPVGLSD, encoded by the coding sequence ATGAGCCCATTGGAAAATCCGGAGCAACTAACTGAACTGACGGCAGTTTTTGCCGGCCTGGCTCTAAGCGCGTCTGCAGGTCTCCGTGTGTTTCTTCCGGTGCTCGCTTTGGCGATCGCCGCTCGCATGGGGTATATTGATCTGGGTGAACAGTTTGGTTGGCTCGATCACCCGATGGTCCTAATAGTCTTGGGAACCGCGACGGTAGCAGAGGTGGTTTCCTACTACGTTCCATGGGTCGACAACCTTCTGGACACCGTGGCAACGCCTGCTGCGATTGGTAGCGGCACCTTGATTGCAACTGCCATGCTTCCGGAAATGAACGCAGCACTGCAATGGGGTTTAGGGTTCTTGCTTGGAGGAGGCTCAGCTGGCGTCGTGCAAGGCACGACCGTTCTAACCAGAGGGGCTTCCACCGCGACGAGTGGCGGACTGGCGAATCCTGTTGTCGCAACGGCGGAAACCGGAGGGAGCATAGCAGTGGCTAGTCTCGCGTTTGTGATCCCTCTAGTTATCGGACTCATCATCGTCTTCATCGTGGTATACCTCGCGATTAAGTTGGTTCGCATTTTCTTTCGGCGAAGAGAGCCGCCTGTCGGTCTTTCAGACTAG